One Streptomyces sp. B21-105 genomic region harbors:
- a CDS encoding MaoC family dehydratase — translation MRTPTTPRTLTALPSLGPLLARGALRSPFKHPRPGVSFAGAGDRLVVPGLRVDLPRLAAYERVCGFPTGEDSLPLTYPHVLGFPLAMGIMSGRDFPLPLLGLVHTSIEITRRAALASAGAYELSVRVEELAAHRRGTEAVVITELGQDGETVWESTSRYLARHATRAAPAAREPEPGPLPVLDEWRLAADVGRRYGAASGDRNPIHLHPLTARLFGFPRAIAHGMWTVARCLAAHGVPQRARVRADFRAPVLLPGTVSFASDGARFVLCGTEDPTRIHVTGRVDRV, via the coding sequence GTGCGCACTCCGACCACGCCGAGAACCCTGACCGCGCTTCCGTCCCTCGGCCCGCTGCTCGCCCGCGGGGCGCTGCGGTCCCCCTTCAAGCACCCCCGCCCGGGCGTCTCCTTCGCCGGCGCCGGCGACCGCCTGGTCGTGCCCGGCCTGCGCGTGGACCTGCCCCGGCTCGCCGCCTACGAACGCGTCTGCGGCTTCCCCACCGGCGAGGACTCGCTGCCGCTCACCTACCCGCACGTCCTGGGCTTCCCGCTGGCCATGGGCATCATGAGCGGCCGGGACTTCCCGCTCCCGCTGCTCGGCCTCGTCCACACCTCGATCGAGATCACCCGCCGCGCCGCCCTCGCGTCCGCCGGGGCCTACGAACTCTCGGTGCGCGTCGAGGAGTTGGCGGCGCACCGGCGCGGGACGGAGGCCGTCGTGATCACCGAGCTGGGACAGGACGGCGAGACCGTGTGGGAGTCGACGAGCAGATACCTCGCCCGGCACGCCACCCGGGCCGCGCCCGCCGCCAGGGAACCGGAACCCGGCCCGCTGCCGGTGCTCGACGAGTGGCGGCTCGCCGCCGACGTCGGCCGGCGTTACGGCGCCGCCTCCGGCGACCGCAACCCCATCCACCTCCACCCGCTCACCGCCCGGCTCTTCGGCTTCCCCCGGGCCATCGCGCACGGCATGTGGACCGTCGCCCGCTGCCTCGCCGCCCACGGCGTCCCGCAGCGGGCACGGGTCCGGGCCGACTTCCGGGCTCCGGTCCTGCTCCCGGGCACGGTGTCGTTCGCGTCGGACGGCGCACGGTTCGTCCTGTGCGGCACGGAAGACCCGACCCGGATCCACGTGACGGGCCGCGTGGACCGCGTCTAG
- a CDS encoding 3-oxoacyl-ACP reductase, with translation MADRYLSFTATAPGRFLTRRLGLPQPAALQRWSAERPSLTGSLIHLTAGRSALDLEPVLSRAGLPPHGPAGVGGADVPDPAAIVLDATGVRDVEALAEAHAALHPVLRSVAASGRIVVLGAPLDPRDHCQAAVQQALEGFVRSLGKEVGRGRTVNLVRLTDAQAAESTLRFLLSPKSAYVSGQVIAVEAAGSGSLHADPVGPSRSSRSSGPDDWSLPLAGRTALVTGGARGIGAAVAETLARDGARVVVLDVPQAEDDARRVAERLGGTALALDITAADAGERIAAELPDGLDVLIHNAGITRDRRLVNMPAERWSSVLDVNLASVLRTTDALLAKGVLRPGGRIVATASIAGLAGNAGQTNYGASKAGIAGLVRTLAPHALAEHGVTVNAVAPGFIETKMTAAVPLFIREAGRRMNSLAQGGLPVDVAETTAWLAHPASGAVNGQVVRVCGQSLLGA, from the coding sequence ATGGCCGACCGCTATCTGAGCTTCACCGCCACCGCACCGGGCCGCTTCCTCACCCGGAGGCTCGGCCTTCCGCAACCGGCGGCGCTGCAGCGCTGGTCAGCCGAACGTCCCTCCCTCACCGGCTCCTTGATCCACCTTACGGCCGGGAGGTCCGCCCTGGACCTCGAGCCGGTACTGTCCCGCGCCGGCCTGCCGCCGCACGGGCCCGCCGGCGTGGGCGGAGCCGACGTCCCGGACCCCGCCGCCATCGTCCTCGACGCGACCGGCGTCCGGGACGTCGAAGCGCTCGCCGAGGCGCACGCGGCCCTGCACCCGGTGCTGCGGTCGGTCGCGGCGAGCGGCCGGATCGTCGTCCTCGGCGCGCCCCTCGACCCCCGCGACCACTGCCAGGCGGCCGTGCAGCAGGCCCTGGAAGGGTTTGTGCGCTCCCTCGGCAAGGAAGTCGGGCGCGGCAGGACGGTGAACCTGGTCCGGCTGACCGACGCGCAGGCCGCCGAGTCCACCCTGCGCTTCCTCCTCTCCCCCAAGTCGGCCTACGTCAGCGGGCAGGTGATCGCAGTGGAGGCCGCCGGCTCCGGCAGCCTCCACGCCGACCCAGTCGGCCCCTCCCGCTCCTCCCGCTCCTCCGGTCCCGACGACTGGTCGCTCCCCCTCGCCGGCCGCACCGCGCTCGTCACCGGCGGCGCCCGCGGGATCGGCGCGGCAGTCGCCGAGACGCTGGCCAGGGACGGCGCGCGGGTCGTCGTCCTCGACGTGCCGCAGGCCGAGGACGACGCCCGGCGGGTCGCCGAACGGCTGGGCGGCACCGCCCTCGCGCTCGACATCACCGCGGCCGACGCCGGTGAGCGGATCGCCGCCGAACTGCCCGACGGACTGGACGTGCTGATCCACAACGCGGGAATCACCAGGGACCGCCGGCTGGTCAACATGCCCGCCGAACGCTGGAGTTCGGTGCTCGACGTCAACCTGGCGAGCGTGCTGCGCACCACGGACGCGCTGCTCGCCAAGGGTGTGCTGCGCCCGGGCGGGCGGATCGTGGCCACCGCCTCCATCGCCGGACTCGCGGGCAACGCGGGCCAGACGAACTACGGCGCGAGCAAGGCGGGGATCGCGGGACTCGTGCGCACCCTGGCGCCCCACGCGCTCGCCGAGCACGGGGTCACGGTGAACGCGGTCGCCCCCGGCTTCATCGAGACGAAGATGACGGCCGCCGTGCCGCTGTTCATCCGTGAGGCGGGCCGGCGGATGAACTCCCTGGCGCAGGGCGGGCTGCCCGTCGACGTCGCCGAGACGACGGCGTGGCTCGCCCACCCCGCGTCCGGCGCGGTCAACGGGCAGGTCGTGCGGGTGTGCGGCCAGAGCCTGCTGGGGGCGTAG
- a CDS encoding acetyl-CoA C-acetyltransferase yields the protein MSASEPSRLKLVEPSLHTPPSEPPRARRVAIVGGSRIPFARSDGPYATASNQEMLTAAVDGLVSRYALDVPGVVGEVVAGAVLKHSRDFNLARETVLGSKLDPRTPAYDIQQACGTGLQAVIAAANKIALGQTDSAIAGGADTASDAPLGVNDRLRRILLEARRAKTTGARLKVLAQIRPSHLIPEIPRNAEPRTGLSMGEHAAVTARVWGVEREAQDVLAAASHQRLAAAYERGFFDDLVVPFRDLARDQNMRPDSTVEKLARLKPVFGVDGPEPTMTAGNSTPLTDGAAVVLLASEEWAEARGLEPLAYLTAYETAAVDFVRGDAAGAGNGSGDGLLMAPAYAVPRMLERAGLGMEDFDLVEVHEAFASQVLATLSAWEKQGLAPVDRDRLNVAGSSLATGHPFAATGARIVATLAKLLTEQHGPARGLISVCAAGGQGVTAILERA from the coding sequence ATGAGTGCCTCGGAGCCGTCACGGCTGAAGCTGGTGGAGCCCTCGCTCCACACCCCTCCTTCCGAGCCCCCGCGCGCCCGCCGGGTCGCGATCGTCGGCGGCTCGCGCATCCCCTTCGCCCGCTCCGACGGCCCCTACGCCACCGCCTCCAACCAGGAGATGCTGACGGCGGCCGTCGACGGGCTGGTGAGCCGGTACGCCCTCGACGTCCCCGGCGTGGTGGGGGAGGTGGTCGCCGGGGCCGTCCTCAAGCACAGCCGCGACTTCAACCTCGCCCGCGAGACCGTCCTCGGCTCGAAGCTCGACCCCCGCACCCCCGCCTACGACATCCAGCAGGCCTGCGGCACCGGCCTGCAAGCCGTGATCGCCGCCGCCAACAAGATCGCCCTCGGCCAGACCGACTCGGCGATCGCGGGCGGCGCGGACACCGCGAGCGACGCGCCGCTCGGCGTCAACGACCGGCTGCGCCGCATCCTCCTGGAGGCCCGCCGGGCGAAGACGACCGGAGCCCGCCTCAAGGTGCTCGCACAGATCCGCCCCTCCCACCTGATCCCCGAGATCCCGCGCAACGCCGAACCGCGCACAGGCCTGTCCATGGGCGAGCACGCCGCGGTCACCGCCCGCGTCTGGGGCGTCGAGCGCGAGGCCCAGGACGTGCTGGCGGCCGCCAGCCACCAGCGCCTCGCGGCCGCCTACGAGCGCGGCTTCTTCGACGACCTCGTCGTCCCCTTCCGCGACCTGGCCCGCGACCAGAACATGCGGCCGGACTCCACCGTCGAGAAGCTGGCCCGGCTCAAGCCGGTGTTCGGCGTCGACGGCCCCGAACCGACCATGACGGCGGGCAACTCGACGCCGCTGACGGACGGCGCCGCGGTCGTCCTCCTCGCCTCCGAGGAGTGGGCCGAGGCCCGCGGCCTGGAGCCGCTCGCCTACCTGACGGCCTACGAGACGGCGGCCGTGGACTTCGTACGCGGCGACGCGGCGGGCGCCGGAAACGGGAGCGGCGACGGCCTGTTGATGGCCCCCGCGTACGCCGTCCCGCGGATGCTGGAACGGGCCGGCCTGGGCATGGAGGACTTCGACCTGGTGGAGGTCCACGAGGCCTTCGCCTCCCAGGTGCTGGCGACGCTGTCGGCCTGGGAGAAGCAGGGCCTCGCCCCGGTCGACCGGGACCGGCTGAACGTCGCCGGCTCCTCGCTCGCCACCGGCCATCCCTTCGCCGCGACCGGCGCCCGCATCGTCGCGACGCTCGCCAAACTGCTCACCGAACAGCACGGCCCCGCGCGCGGCCTGATCTCCGTCTGCGCGGCGGGCGGCCAGGGAGTGACAGCGATCCTGGAACGGGCGTGA
- a CDS encoding AMP-dependent synthetase/ligase has protein sequence MSTPYSADGSAYADQDAPPALVEPETRRLDGAVREASLPALARPVTYGSLADLPYDNAAAVPESVVLSRRGPDGHWTDITAERFAAQVHAVARGLIAEGLVPGDRLAIMSRTTYEWTLLDFAAWAAGLVTVPVYPTSSVFQTRWILQDSGAVALVTETAGQAAALGPERDRLPDLQHLWVMEKGHVDRLIEAGERIPDAEVEIRRGMLVPDTLATLIYTSGTTGRPKGCALTHGNFFAEVDNAIELLYPVFKAKNDDELSVLLFLPMSHVFGRMVAIACIRARVRLGHAPSLKAEQLLPDLAAFRPTCLLAIPYMLEKIFNTARAKAEAGGKLTSFERAVGVARRYGEAVEAQKTGAGSGPAATLRAARALYDPLVYRRIRGAMGGRVRHAICGGSPLGRRLSAFYLGAGIEIYEGYGLTETTGASTVTPPMKPRLGTVGWPLPGTKIRIAADGEILIAGDHVLRGYWDPAAGGVVPAAPDGWLPTGDLGELDDEGYLTITGRKKEMIITAGGKSVAPAPLENWLRSHPLISQAMVLGDGRPYVSALLTLDPDGLTHWRHMNGKHPVPAELLIGDEELNAVLQRAVDEANKLVSRPESIRRFVILPTDFTEQAGHLTPSMKLRREVVLRDFADQVEGLYVR, from the coding sequence GTGTCCACCCCGTACTCAGCCGACGGCTCGGCCTACGCCGACCAAGACGCTCCTCCCGCCCTTGTGGAACCCGAGACGCGACGACTGGACGGCGCGGTACGCGAGGCGTCCCTGCCGGCCCTCGCCCGCCCGGTGACGTACGGCTCGCTCGCCGACCTGCCCTACGACAACGCGGCGGCCGTCCCCGAGTCGGTGGTCCTCAGCCGCCGGGGACCGGACGGACACTGGACCGACATCACGGCGGAACGATTCGCCGCCCAGGTCCACGCCGTGGCCCGCGGGCTGATCGCGGAGGGGCTGGTGCCCGGCGACCGGCTCGCCATCATGTCCCGCACGACCTACGAGTGGACCCTGCTCGACTTCGCGGCCTGGGCGGCAGGCCTGGTCACCGTGCCCGTCTACCCGACGTCATCCGTCTTCCAGACCCGCTGGATCCTCCAGGACTCCGGCGCGGTCGCCCTCGTCACCGAGACCGCGGGCCAGGCGGCGGCCCTCGGCCCCGAGCGCGACCGGCTGCCCGACCTCCAGCACCTGTGGGTCATGGAGAAGGGGCACGTGGACCGGCTGATCGAGGCGGGCGAGCGGATACCGGACGCCGAGGTCGAGATCCGCCGCGGCATGCTCGTCCCCGACACCCTCGCCACCCTCATCTACACCTCCGGCACCACCGGCCGGCCCAAGGGCTGCGCGCTCACCCACGGCAACTTCTTCGCCGAGGTCGACAACGCGATCGAACTCCTCTACCCGGTCTTCAAGGCCAAGAACGACGACGAGCTCTCCGTCCTCCTCTTCCTCCCCATGTCGCACGTCTTCGGCCGCATGGTCGCCATCGCCTGCATCCGCGCCCGCGTCCGCCTGGGCCACGCCCCGAGCCTGAAGGCGGAGCAACTCCTGCCGGACCTGGCGGCCTTCCGGCCCACCTGCCTGCTGGCCATCCCGTACATGCTGGAAAAGATCTTCAACACCGCCCGCGCGAAGGCCGAGGCGGGCGGCAAACTGACCTCCTTCGAGCGGGCCGTGGGTGTGGCCCGCCGCTACGGCGAAGCCGTCGAGGCGCAGAAGACCGGCGCGGGGTCCGGCCCGGCGGCCACCCTGCGCGCCGCCCGCGCCCTCTACGACCCGCTCGTCTACCGCCGTATCCGAGGCGCCATGGGCGGCAGGGTCCGCCACGCCATCTGCGGCGGCTCCCCGCTCGGCCGCCGCCTCTCCGCCTTCTACCTCGGCGCGGGCATCGAGATCTACGAGGGCTACGGCCTGACCGAGACCACGGGCGCGTCCACGGTGACCCCGCCGATGAAACCCCGCCTGGGCACGGTGGGCTGGCCGCTGCCCGGCACGAAGATCCGCATCGCCGCGGACGGCGAGATCCTCATCGCCGGCGACCACGTGCTGCGCGGCTACTGGGACCCGGCGGCCGGCGGAGTGGTCCCCGCCGCCCCCGACGGCTGGCTCCCCACCGGCGACCTCGGCGAACTCGACGACGAGGGCTACCTGACGATCACCGGCCGCAAGAAGGAGATGATCATCACAGCGGGCGGCAAGAGCGTCGCCCCCGCGCCCCTGGAGAACTGGCTGCGCTCGCACCCCCTGATCTCCCAGGCCATGGTCCTCGGCGACGGCCGCCCCTACGTCTCAGCCCTGCTCACCCTCGACCCGGACGGCCTCACCCACTGGCGGCACATGAACGGCAAGCACCCGGTGCCGGCAGAACTGCTCATCGGCGACGAGGAACTGAACGCCGTGCTCCAGCGGGCCGTCGACGAGGCCAACAAGCTGGTCTCCCGGCCCGAGTCGATCCGCCGCTTCGTCATCCTGCCGACCGACTTCACCGAACAGGCCGGCCACCTCACCCCGTCGATGAAACTCCGCCGCGAGGTCGTCCTGCGCGACTTCGCGGACCAGGTGGAGGGCCTGTACGTGAGATGA
- a CDS encoding GNAT family N-acetyltransferase, giving the protein MIDDTVRLRPVREDDLPMLEQFMLDPEAAGTFSWFGWTDAGRMRRRWAENGMLSVDGGQLMVASGTEPLGFVAWRRIVTVPHSSYWNIGIQLLPRAQGRGVGTQAQRLLARYLFAHTPAVRIEAHTEVENIAEQRALEKAGFTREGVLRSVLFRDGRWRDSLSYSVLRGDAP; this is encoded by the coding sequence ATGATCGATGACACCGTGCGACTGCGCCCCGTCCGCGAGGACGATCTGCCGATGCTGGAACAGTTCATGCTCGACCCCGAGGCGGCCGGCACGTTCTCCTGGTTCGGCTGGACGGACGCCGGGCGCATGAGGCGCCGCTGGGCCGAGAACGGCATGCTCTCCGTCGACGGGGGCCAGTTGATGGTGGCGTCCGGCACGGAACCGCTCGGCTTCGTGGCCTGGCGCAGGATCGTCACCGTGCCCCACTCGTCCTACTGGAACATAGGCATCCAGCTGCTGCCGCGGGCGCAGGGACGCGGCGTCGGCACCCAGGCCCAGCGCCTCCTGGCCCGCTACCTGTTCGCGCACACGCCCGCCGTGCGGATCGAGGCGCACACCGAGGTGGAGAACATCGCCGAGCAACGCGCGCTGGAGAAGGCCGGTTTCACCCGCGAGGGCGTGTTGCGCAGCGTCCTGTTCCGGGACGGACGCTGGCGCGACAGCCTGTCCTACAGCGTGCTGCGGGGCGACGCGCCCTGA